In Candidatus Devosia phytovorans, the DNA window GAAGGTCTGGTTGGCGTTGCCACTGCCGGCACCAAGGCTGCTGTTGTCGAAGTGAACTCTGAAACCGACTTCGTTGCCCGCAACGAGCAGTTCCAGAATATCGTTTCGGCCATTGCCAAGCTGTCGCTCGATGCCGATGGCGATGTCGTCAAGCTCGGAGAAATGCCGTTCCCCGGCACCGGCCATTCGGTTTCGGCCGAACTGACCGAAGCCATCGCCAAGATCGGCGAGAACATGAACCTGCGTCGCACGGAAGCCGTTTCGGTCTCCGACGGCGTTGTCGAAAGCTATGTCCACAATGCCGTCAAGGCTGGCCTGGGCAAGATCGGCATCCTGGTTGCTCTCGAATCGACCGGCGACAAGGCAGCGCTCTCGGCTCTCGGCCGTCAGCTGGCCATGCATATCGCTGCGACCAATCCGCTGGCGATCGACCCCGAAGAACTCGACCAGGCCGTGGTTGCCCGCGAACGCGCGATCATCCTCGAGCAGGTCAAGGAATCCGGCAAGTCGGCAGAAATCGCCGAGAAGATGGTCGATGGCCGCATGCGCAAGTACTTCGAAGAAGTCACGCTGCTGGCCCAGACCTTCGTGATCGACGGCGAGACCAAGGTCCGCGATGCGATCAAGAATGCCGAGAAGGACGTTGGCGCCCCGATCAAGCTGACCAAGTTCGTGCGCTATGCGCTCGGCGAGGGCATTGAAAAGGTCGAAACCGACTTCGCTGCCGAAGTCGCGGCCACGGCCGGCGTCAAGGCCTAAGTCTTCTAAAATTGTCGCAGGCGGACCCACGGGCCCGCCTGCTGCTCTCCCGCCTTTATTTGGCCGGGATCGAGCGCAAAACCCTGCCGTCGCTTTTCCATTGGTGTGACGCCTTCTGTTGAGGGCGATTTTGCCATAGGGTTCACCGGGTGTTTCCGGATTCGGAGCCCCGCATTGATTTGTCCAGTAAAGGGGTCTGCCGATGGCACCTGCCTATAAACGCATTCTCCTCAAGGTTTCGGGCGAAGCGCTTTCGGGCGATCAGCAGTTCGGCATCCAGCCAGAATTTTTGGGCGGCGTCGCCCAGCAGATCGCCGAAGTCGCCAATTCGGGCGTCCAGGTCGCCATCGTCACCGGTGGTGGCAATATCTTCCGCGGCATGGCCGTGGCCGCCAATGGCGGCGATCGAGTCACCGCCGACATGATGGGCACCCTGGGCACCGTGATCAATGCGCTGGCCCTGGCTGGCGCGCTGACCACGGCAGGCGTCAAGGCCAAGGTGTTCAGCGCCACGACCATGCCCTCCGTCGCCGACACCTATACCGCCCGGGCCGCCAAGGCGGCGCTGGACGATGGCTATGTGGTGGTGCTGGGTGGCGGTATCGGCAATCCATTTTTCACCACCGACACGGCGGCCGCGCTGCGGGCGATCGAGCTCGAATGCGACATCGTGCTCAAGGGCACCAATGTCGACGGCGTCTATTCGGCGGACCCGAAAAAGGATCCGGCGGCAACCCGCTACGAGCAGATCAGCCATGACGATGTGATCAGTCAGAACCTGCGGGTGATGGATACTGCCGCCTTCGCACTTGCCCGCGACAATAACATGCCGATAATCGTGTATTCGCTGGACGACAAGGAAGGTCTTTCTGGTGTATTGGCCGGACGTGTCCGCAGTACACGCGTCGGCATGCCGCTTTAGCCTAAAAGGACGACCAGAATGGCCTATGATCTCGCAGACCTCAAAACCCGCATGCAGAAGTCGATTTCTTCGCTGCGCGACGAACTTGCTGGTTTGCGGACCGGACGTGCCAGCGCGAGCCTGCTCGAGCCGGTGACCGTTGAAGCCTATGGTTCGCGCATGCCGCTCAACCAGGTCGCAACCGTGACTGTGCCCGAGGCGCGCATGCTCTCCGTCCAGGTCTGGGATCGCAGCATGGCCAATGCCGTGGAAAAGGCGATCCGTGATAGTGGCCTGGGCCTCAACCCGATGGGCGAGGGCCAGATCATCCGTGTGCCGCTGCCCGAGCTTAACGAGCAGCGCCGCAAGGAACTGGCCAAGGTCGCGCACAACTATGCCGAGGCTGCCCGTGTCGCCGTGCGCCACATCCGCCGCGATGGCATGGATGATCTTAAGAAGGCGCAAAAGGACGGTCTGAGCGAGGATGATGCCCGCGTACAGTCCGATCTCGTGCAGAAGGCGACCGATGCTGCCGTCACCGAAATCGACCAGGTCGTTGCCGCCAAAGAAGCGGAAATCATGCAGGTCTAAGGCGGCTGCAGCGCGCCGGGAGGGCGTGGATGTCCATTGATCCAGCCATGAATGTCGAGGTTGCGCAGCGCCCGCGTCTGCGCATTCCAACCCATCTTGGTGTCATCATGGATGGCAATGGCCGCTGGGCGAAAGCCCGCGGCAAGCGCCGGACCGAGGGCCATATCGAGGGCGTCAAGTCGCTGCGCAACCTGGTTGAGCTCTGCATCAACTATGGCGTGGCGCATCTGACGGTGTTCAGTTTCTCCTCGGAAAACTGGACGCGGCCCAAGGACGAGATTTCGTTCATCTTCAATTTGCTGCGGCGCTTTGTTGCATCGGACCTGCAACGGCTGATCCGCAACAATGTGAAAGTGCGCATTATCGGCAGCCGGCAGGGGCTGGAGCCGAGCCTGATCCGGCTGATCGACGATGTCGAAGCCAAGACGCAGGCCAATACCGGCCTCGTGCTGATCGTGGCCTTTAATTATGGCGGCAAGGCCGAGATCGCTGATGCGACACGACACCTAGCGCGTGAAGTTGCGGCGGGCCGGCTGTCGCCGGAAGATATCACCGAGGACTCCATCGCCGGCGCGCTTTATACGGCGGGCCTGCCCGATGCGGACCTGATCATCCGTACCAGTGGCGAGCAACGCATTTCCAATTTCCTGCTCTGGCAGGCGGCCTATGCCGAATTCGTCTTCGTCGACGAATATTGGCCTGATTTCAACGAAGCCAGCTTCATCAAGGTGCTGGAGACATTTGCCCAGCGTGACCGGCGTTTCGGCGGTATCGAGGCAAAGCTTTGACCGACCAGCACGGTTCCGCGCCAGAGCCCCAGCCGAAGGCGCGCCGCAGCTGGTCCGATGTCGGGCCACGCCTGATCTCGGCAGCCGTGCTGCTCGCGTTGACCGCCTCGGCGCTTTACATCGGCAGCTATGTCTTCGCCGCGGTCGTCGGCGCCGTGTTCGCCGGCTGCTATCGCGAATGGGAGACCATGGTCACCCGCGCGCCGCTGACGCCGGCCGGCATGGTGCTCATCGGTCTCGTGGCGGCTTCGGGCCTCGTCTATCCAGTCTTCGGTCCATCTGGGACGATCGTCGTGATCGCCCTGGCCTGTGCCATAGCCGTGGGCATGCGCGGGGAGGGGGTGCTGTGGCGCATCCTCGGGCTCTGCATCTACGGCGCCATCATCATTGCGGCCCTGGCCATGCGGGGCGACAGCGTCGCCAGCCTCTCGGCCGGCGTGATCGCCGGGATCTATCTGGGCACCGTGGTCTGGATGACCGATTCCGCGGCCTTCTTCGCCGGTCGGCAGATCGGCGGCGAAAAGCTGGCGCCCGATATCTCGCCCTCAAAGACTTGGTCGGGCGCGGCGGGTGGCCTGGCACTGGGAACCGGGGCAGGGCTGTTGGTCTGGATCCTGGCGACGGATTCGCCCTGGTGGATCGGCTTGCTGCTCTCTGCGACGATCAGCGTGCTGGGCCAGTTGGGCGATCTGAGCGAGAGTGCGGTCAAGCGGCACTTCCGCATCAAGGATAGCGGCGACATCATCCCGGGCCATGGCGGCCTGATGGACCGGCTCGACAGCCTTACATTCGGCATCTTGCTGGTGCTGCTGGTCGGTGCGCTGCATGGCGGTTACGGCGCGGTAGCCGAAGGCCTGCTTTACTGGTAGGGCCGGCGGCGCGCGCCAATCAAGGAATACCATGTTCGATTTCGTCTTCTGGCTGTTGTCCTATGTCGTCCCGTTCCTGGCGGTGCTGACGGTCATCGTCTTCGTGCATGAGATGGGCCACTATCTTGTGGCGCGCTGGAATGGCATTGCCATCCAGGCCTTTTCGATCGGCTTCGGCCGCGAGCTGGTCGGCTGGACCGACAGGCATGGCACGCGCTGGAAGATTTCCGCCGTGCCGCTGGGCGGCTATGTGCGCTTTCTCGGCGACATGAACGAGGCCAGCGTTCCCGATCCGGAGGCGCTCGAAAAGATCGACCCGGCGCTACGTCCGAAACTCTTCGCCAACAAGAATGTCTGGCAGCGGATTTCCGTGGTCGTGGCCGGGCCGCTGGCCAATGTGCTGCTGACCTTCGTCATCCTCTATGCCCTGCTGATGGGCTATGGCCGCTACACCATTCCGCCCATCGTCGGTGACGTCATCGTCGGTTCGGTGGCCGAGGCGGCCGGGCTGCAGTCGGGCGACGTCATCACCTCGGTGGATGGCTATGTCGTGCGCGGCTTCGAAGATTTCCAGCGCATGGTGGCGACCAGCCCCGAGCGTCCGGTAACCGTTGGCATCGAGCGTGATGCCTCGCCGCAGACCATCATCATGACGCCCGAAGCGACCGAGATCGAGGACCGCTTCGGCAATATGCAGCGCATCGGCAGAATCGGCGTGAGCCGCGACGTCGACGAATCCGAAGTCACGCTCTACCGGCCCGGTCCGATCGAGGCGATCGGCATGACGGGCGAGGAAATCCGCTTCATAATCCAGCGCACGGCCGCCTTCCTGGGCGATTTTTTTGTCGGCCGCGGTGACGTCGAACAGCTCGGTGGACCGGTCAAAGTGGCCAAGGTTTCCGGGGAAGTGGCGACCCTGGGCATTGTCGCGCTGATCAATCTTATGGCGCTGCTCTCGCTAAATATCGGGATTTTCAACCTTTTGCCGGTACCCATGCTCGACGGCGGACACCTGATGTACTATCTGGTGGAAGCCGTCAGGGGGCGTCCGCTCAGCATGAAGGTCCAGGAAATCGGCTTCCGTTTCGGATTTGCCCTTGTCCTGGCGCTCATGGTGTTCACGCTCTTTAACGACACGATCTTTGCGCATTTCGGGATTCTGCGGTAACGCGCGGTTAACCTTGGTTCGCAAGGTGTTGCATGAATACAAGGGCACCAAGCATTTGCTAACTGCGTCCGGCCTTGCGGCTTGTGGTTGGTTAAAAAGCAGGTAAAACGGTGCCATGGAGTTAGCTTGGGGGAGCGCTGTGCATGGCGATTCTCCGGGCCTGGTCGCAGAAGGCAATAACAATATGATCCATCCCACCAAGCTGATGCGCGGCGCGGTTCTGGCGCTTGCCATTATGGGTGCAGCACCGCTCGCCGGTTACAGCATCCCAGTTCTTGGCGTTGCGACTGCTCAGGCTCAGGAGCAACTCGTTGCTTCGGTGCTGTTCGAGGGCAACAAGCGTTTCACCGATACCCAGCTGCTGGCGATGGTCGATGTCTCTTCATCGGGCGTCTACACACAGCAGCGCGTCAATTCCGACATCGAGAGCATCCGTCAGGCCTATGACCGCGACGGCTTCCTCAGTGTTTCGGTAGCGGCGCGTACCGAAGCGACCAATGATGGTCGCGTTCGTGTCATTTTCGTTGTCAACGAAGGCAATCGCGCAGGCATTGCGGCGATCAACTTCACTGGCAACAACGCCTTTGGCTCCAACAATCTCAAGAGCAACATGCTCACCAAGGAAACCGGCATTCTCAGCTGGCTTTTCAAGGATGACGGTTATGACGAGCAGAAGATCGCCGTCGACCGCGAACGCATCCGCCTCTACTACGCTAACCGTGGCTATCCGGATGCGCAGGTCAATTCTGTCGGCGAATATGATGCCGCCAAGAATGCCTATTTCATCAACTTCACGATCAATGAAGGTCAGAAGTACGAGTTTGCCAATGTTGGTATCGAAACCAGCATCGACGGCCTGAACACCGATGCCCTCCGCGGCACCGTGCAGACCGGCAAGGGTGGCAATTACTCGGCTGTCGACCTGCAGACCTCGATCGAGGACATGGCTTACGAAGCCAACGTCCAGGGTTACTCCTTCGCCGACGTCCGTGCCCGCCTTGATCGCGATGTGACCAACGGCACCTTCAACGTGACCTACCTGGTCGACGAAGGCGCACGCATCTATGTCGAGCGCATCAATATCTCGGGCAATACCAAGACGCGTGACTTCGTCATCCGTCGTGAGCTGGAGTTCGCCGAAGGCGACCCCTTCAGTCGTGCACTGGTTGTCCGTGGCCGCAAGAACATCGACGCCCTGGGTTACTTCTCTGCCGTCAACGTGACGACGGCGCAGGGTTCGGCTCCGGACAAGGTGATCATCAACGTCAACGTGACTGAAACGTCGACGGGTGAATATGGCGCCACGGCCGGTTACTCGACCACGGACGGCATTCTCGGCGAAGTCTCGCTGACCGAACGCAACTTCCTTGGTCGTGGCCAGTACCTGCGTGCCTCGATCGGTGCCTCGGAATCGGGTCGTACCTTCGACTTCTCCTTCACCGAGCCCCGCTTCATGGGTCTCAAGGTTGCTGCCGGCATCGACGCCTACCACCGCATCAGCGATGAAGGCTCGTCGATCTACTACGGTTCGCAGTCGACGGGTGGCCAGGTTCGCGCCAACATCCCGCTGACCAGCGCTTTGTCTGCCACGCTCTTTGTGGGTGGCGAGCACAAGGAAATCACGGACGAGGAAAGCAACTTCTCCGTCCTGGTTGACGATGGCCAGGAGTTCAACAAGGCGTTCGCCGGCTATACGCTGACCTGGAACAGCCTTGATGACACCAAGTCGCCGACCGAAGGCCTGTTCGCGTCCTTCACGCAGCAGTACATCGGCTGGGACCACAACCTGCTCAAGTCGGAAGCTCGTGCCCGTTACTACGTGCCTCTGATCCAGGATAGCGGCATCGTTGCCAGTGTCCGTGGTCAGGCCGGTATCATCAACGACCTTGGCGATGATGGCGTCCATGCCGTGGAAGCCTTCCGTCCTGGTTCGCAGCTGATCCGTGGCTTCGAAGGTGGTGGCCTTGGCCCGCGTCTGTCGAATGGCGAATACCTTGGTGCCGTCGCCTATGCCGGTATCTCGGGCGAGATCGAGTTCCCGATCCCGGTCCTGCCGGAAAGCTACGGCGTGTCGGGTGCCGTCTGGGCTGATGCCGCGTGGATCGACGATGGTCGCTTCCCTGGCTTCGACTCCAGCCTCGCAACTGTCGATCCTGGCAGTGTCGATGTTCCGATCCGCACGTCGGTTGGTGCCTCGCTGATCTGGGATAGCCCGTTCGGCCCGCTGCGTGGCGACTTCGCCCACGTGCTCGACAAGTCGTCCTCGGACCGCACCCAGGTGTTCCAGATCACCATGTCGTCCTTGTTCTAATCGCTTCGGCGTGAGACAGTTCATTGAGCCGCGGGCGGCAAGCACCGCGGCTCAATTTTTTTGAGTACTCGAATGGTCGACACCCGTTTCCATCCCTTTGCCGGCCCCTTTTCGATCTCCAGCATCCTTTCTGCGCTCAAGCGCGATGACCTGCTGGCCGGGTTGAGCGGGGCAGAGCTTTCCATCTCGGGCGCCTGCGAGCTCGATATGGCAGGCCCCGGCGAAATCGGCCTTGCGGCCCATGCCAATTACATCGAAGAGCTGCGCGCGACCGCTGCCGGCGCCGTTATCGTGCTGCCGGCCCTGCGCGACGCCGTACCGGAAGGCGCCGTGGCGATCGTCACCGACAAGCCGCATCTGCTCTTCGTCGACATCCTTGATCTGCTTTATCCGTCCAACACCCGCTCGGTCCTGGCCGGTGGCCGTGCTGACCTGGGCGCGCCGATTTTCGAGCGTGACGTGGTCACCGGCTCGAATGTGGTGATCGGCGCTGGCGTCGAAATCGGGCGTGGTACGGTGATCGGCGCCAATACCGTCATCGGGGCAGGGGTCACCATCGGGCGCAACAGCACGATCGGGCCCAATGTCACGATCGACTGCGCCCATATCGGCAATGAGGTCACCATTCATTCCGGCGTGCGCATCGGCACGGAAGGCTTCGGCTGGCTTGACCATGGTCGTTCCAACCGCAAGGTGCCCCAGCTCGGCCGCGTGCTGCTGCAGGATCGCGTCGAGGTCGGCGCCAATACCACCATCGACCGTGGCGCCCTTGGCGACACCATGATCGGCGAGGGAACCAAGATCGATAACCTCGTGCAGATCGGGCACAACTGCAAGATTGGCCGCGGTTGCCTGATCGCGGCCATGAGCGGACTGGCTGGTTCAACGACGCTGGAAGACGGCGTGCTGATGGGCGGCAATTCGGCGTCGTCAGGACACCTGACCATTGGCGCGGGCACCGTGGTGCATGCGCGGGGCGCCGTCACCAAGGACTGGCCGCCCGGCAGCAAGCTTGCCGGTGCTCCGGCCGTCGATATAAGAGATCACTGGCGAGAACTCGCCACTTTGCGGAAACTATCCAAAGGGGACAAGCGGGGATGACCGACAGCGCAACAGAGAGCACTGAACTCTCGGCCATGAGCCTGGGCGAAATCTTGCAGAGCCTGCCGCATCGTTATCCGTTCCTGATGATCGACAAGATCGTCGGGATCAACGGCGACGAGTCGGCGGTCGGCATCAAGAACATCACCTATAACGAGCCGATCTTTCAGGGCCATTTTCCTGAAAACCCGATCTTTCCGGGCGTGCTGATCATCGAGGGCATGGCGCAGACCGCCGGCGCCATCGTGATCAAGTTCGAAGCGGGCACGGGCAAGAAGAACATCGTGCTGATGCTGGGCATCGACAAGGCCAAGTTCCGCAAGCCCGCCGTTCCGGGCGACGTGCTCGAATTCCATATTTCCAAGATCCAGCGCCGCCGCAATGTCGGCCGCTACCAGGCCCGGGCCATGGTGGGTGACACGCTGATCGCCGAGGCCGAAATCTCGGCCATGATCGTCGAGGCCAATTCGTGAGCGATACCGTCGTTCATCCTTCGGCCATCGTTGCGCCCGGCGCCCAGCTGGGCAAGGGCGTCAAGATCGGGCCGTATTCCATCGTCGGGGAGAATGTCGTCCTGGGCGACAATGTCGAGCTGATCTCGCATGCCGTCGTCGAGGGCCGCACCAGCATTGGCGCCGATAGCCGGATTTTTCCTTTCGCCTCGGTCGGGCATCAGCCGCAGGACCTGAAATTCCACGGCGAGGCATCGCGCGTCGAGATCGGCGAGCGCTGCACGATCCGTGAATCGGTCACCATCAATCCGGGTACCGAGGGCGGCGGCATGCTGACCAAGATCGGTGACGATTGCCTGCTGATGGCCTGTTCGCATGTCGCCCATGACGCGCGCGTTGGCAATAATGTGGTGCTGGCCAACTATGTCGGCATCGCTGGCCACGCCATCGTCGGTGACCATGTCCGCTTCGGCGGCATCTGCGCCGTGCACCAGTTCGTGCGCATCGGCGAGCATGCCTTCATCGGCGCGCATAGCATGGTCGATGCCGACGTCATTCCCTATGGCCTGGCCGTCGGCAATCGCGCGCGGCTGGCGGGGCTCAATCTCGTCGGCCTCAAGCGCCGCGGCTTCGAGCGGGAATCGATCCATCGCCTGCGCGCGGCCTATCGGCAGATCTTTGCCAGCGAAGGCACCCTGCGCGAACGCGTCGAGGATGCGGCCGAGCTGTTCAAGGGTGACCGGCTGGTGCAGGACGTGGTGGCCTTTATTGCCGCCGCATCGGACCGCCCGATCCTTCTGCCGCGCAGCGTAGACCTCGAAGACAGCCAATGAGCGAGCCGGACCGGCTCAGGCTGTTCATCCTGGCCGGTGAGCCTTCGGGCGACCGCATTGCCGCCGATCTGATCCGTCGCCTCAAGG includes these proteins:
- the tsf gene encoding translation elongation factor Ts encodes the protein MVEITAGLVKQLRDSTGVGMMDCKKALAETNGDMEAAVDWLRTRGLAKAAKKADRVAAEGLVGVATAGTKAAVVEVNSETDFVARNEQFQNIVSAIAKLSLDADGDVVKLGEMPFPGTGHSVSAELTEAIAKIGENMNLRRTEAVSVSDGVVESYVHNAVKAGLGKIGILVALESTGDKAALSALGRQLAMHIAATNPLAIDPEELDQAVVARERAIILEQVKESGKSAEIAEKMVDGRMRKYFEEVTLLAQTFVIDGETKVRDAIKNAEKDVGAPIKLTKFVRYALGEGIEKVETDFAAEVAATAGVKA
- a CDS encoding phosphatidate cytidylyltransferase, whose amino-acid sequence is MTDQHGSAPEPQPKARRSWSDVGPRLISAAVLLALTASALYIGSYVFAAVVGAVFAGCYREWETMVTRAPLTPAGMVLIGLVAASGLVYPVFGPSGTIVVIALACAIAVGMRGEGVLWRILGLCIYGAIIIAALAMRGDSVASLSAGVIAGIYLGTVVWMTDSAAFFAGRQIGGEKLAPDISPSKTWSGAAGGLALGTGAGLLVWILATDSPWWIGLLLSATISVLGQLGDLSESAVKRHFRIKDSGDIIPGHGGLMDRLDSLTFGILLVLLVGALHGGYGAVAEGLLYW
- the frr gene encoding ribosome recycling factor yields the protein MAYDLADLKTRMQKSISSLRDELAGLRTGRASASLLEPVTVEAYGSRMPLNQVATVTVPEARMLSVQVWDRSMANAVEKAIRDSGLGLNPMGEGQIIRVPLPELNEQRRKELAKVAHNYAEAARVAVRHIRRDGMDDLKKAQKDGLSEDDARVQSDLVQKATDAAVTEIDQVVAAKEAEIMQV
- the lpxD gene encoding UDP-3-O-(3-hydroxymyristoyl)glucosamine N-acyltransferase; this encodes MVDTRFHPFAGPFSISSILSALKRDDLLAGLSGAELSISGACELDMAGPGEIGLAAHANYIEELRATAAGAVIVLPALRDAVPEGAVAIVTDKPHLLFVDILDLLYPSNTRSVLAGGRADLGAPIFERDVVTGSNVVIGAGVEIGRGTVIGANTVIGAGVTIGRNSTIGPNVTIDCAHIGNEVTIHSGVRIGTEGFGWLDHGRSNRKVPQLGRVLLQDRVEVGANTTIDRGALGDTMIGEGTKIDNLVQIGHNCKIGRGCLIAAMSGLAGSTTLEDGVLMGGNSASSGHLTIGAGTVVHARGAVTKDWPPGSKLAGAPAVDIRDHWRELATLRKLSKGDKRG
- the rseP gene encoding RIP metalloprotease RseP, with translation MFDFVFWLLSYVVPFLAVLTVIVFVHEMGHYLVARWNGIAIQAFSIGFGRELVGWTDRHGTRWKISAVPLGGYVRFLGDMNEASVPDPEALEKIDPALRPKLFANKNVWQRISVVVAGPLANVLLTFVILYALLMGYGRYTIPPIVGDVIVGSVAEAAGLQSGDVITSVDGYVVRGFEDFQRMVATSPERPVTVGIERDASPQTIIMTPEATEIEDRFGNMQRIGRIGVSRDVDESEVTLYRPGPIEAIGMTGEEIRFIIQRTAAFLGDFFVGRGDVEQLGGPVKVAKVSGEVATLGIVALINLMALLSLNIGIFNLLPVPMLDGGHLMYYLVEAVRGRPLSMKVQEIGFRFGFALVLALMVFTLFNDTIFAHFGILR
- a CDS encoding isoprenyl transferase — protein: MSIDPAMNVEVAQRPRLRIPTHLGVIMDGNGRWAKARGKRRTEGHIEGVKSLRNLVELCINYGVAHLTVFSFSSENWTRPKDEISFIFNLLRRFVASDLQRLIRNNVKVRIIGSRQGLEPSLIRLIDDVEAKTQANTGLVLIVAFNYGGKAEIADATRHLAREVAAGRLSPEDITEDSIAGALYTAGLPDADLIIRTSGEQRISNFLLWQAAYAEFVFVDEYWPDFNEASFIKVLETFAQRDRRFGGIEAKL
- the bamA gene encoding outer membrane protein assembly factor BamA is translated as MIHPTKLMRGAVLALAIMGAAPLAGYSIPVLGVATAQAQEQLVASVLFEGNKRFTDTQLLAMVDVSSSGVYTQQRVNSDIESIRQAYDRDGFLSVSVAARTEATNDGRVRVIFVVNEGNRAGIAAINFTGNNAFGSNNLKSNMLTKETGILSWLFKDDGYDEQKIAVDRERIRLYYANRGYPDAQVNSVGEYDAAKNAYFINFTINEGQKYEFANVGIETSIDGLNTDALRGTVQTGKGGNYSAVDLQTSIEDMAYEANVQGYSFADVRARLDRDVTNGTFNVTYLVDEGARIYVERINISGNTKTRDFVIRRELEFAEGDPFSRALVVRGRKNIDALGYFSAVNVTTAQGSAPDKVIINVNVTETSTGEYGATAGYSTTDGILGEVSLTERNFLGRGQYLRASIGASESGRTFDFSFTEPRFMGLKVAAGIDAYHRISDEGSSIYYGSQSTGGQVRANIPLTSALSATLFVGGEHKEITDEESNFSVLVDDGQEFNKAFAGYTLTWNSLDDTKSPTEGLFASFTQQYIGWDHNLLKSEARARYYVPLIQDSGIVASVRGQAGIINDLGDDGVHAVEAFRPGSQLIRGFEGGGLGPRLSNGEYLGAVAYAGISGEIEFPIPVLPESYGVSGAVWADAAWIDDGRFPGFDSSLATVDPGSVDVPIRTSVGASLIWDSPFGPLRGDFAHVLDKSSSDRTQVFQITMSSLF
- the pyrH gene encoding UMP kinase; the encoded protein is MPMAPAYKRILLKVSGEALSGDQQFGIQPEFLGGVAQQIAEVANSGVQVAIVTGGGNIFRGMAVAANGGDRVTADMMGTLGTVINALALAGALTTAGVKAKVFSATTMPSVADTYTARAAKAALDDGYVVVLGGGIGNPFFTTDTAAALRAIELECDIVLKGTNVDGVYSADPKKDPAATRYEQISHDDVISQNLRVMDTAAFALARDNNMPIIVYSLDDKEGLSGVLAGRVRSTRVGMPL
- the lpxA gene encoding acyl-ACP--UDP-N-acetylglucosamine O-acyltransferase, with the translated sequence MSDTVVHPSAIVAPGAQLGKGVKIGPYSIVGENVVLGDNVELISHAVVEGRTSIGADSRIFPFASVGHQPQDLKFHGEASRVEIGERCTIRESVTINPGTEGGGMLTKIGDDCLLMACSHVAHDARVGNNVVLANYVGIAGHAIVGDHVRFGGICAVHQFVRIGEHAFIGAHSMVDADVIPYGLAVGNRARLAGLNLVGLKRRGFERESIHRLRAAYRQIFASEGTLRERVEDAAELFKGDRLVQDVVAFIAAASDRPILLPRSVDLEDSQ
- the fabZ gene encoding 3-hydroxyacyl-ACP dehydratase FabZ; the protein is MTDSATESTELSAMSLGEILQSLPHRYPFLMIDKIVGINGDESAVGIKNITYNEPIFQGHFPENPIFPGVLIIEGMAQTAGAIVIKFEAGTGKKNIVLMLGIDKAKFRKPAVPGDVLEFHISKIQRRRNVGRYQARAMVGDTLIAEAEISAMIVEANS